One stretch of Brachyhypopomus gauderio isolate BG-103 chromosome 8, BGAUD_0.2, whole genome shotgun sequence DNA includes these proteins:
- the bmpr2a gene encoding bone morphogenetic protein receptor type-2a, with product MALEGRLTVLDIGLFAMVLFSPVAAAQREERECAYTEQQQSMGERIGGGGEGRVFLENSTIRCSQGGRCYGLWEKKQNGVRLVKQGCWTFLIDQQECHDDHCQVTTPPSQIQNGSYRFCCCSRDMCNVNFTEDFTKPTTSPPRYTRQLYGEEAVLIALATVSVVAVLVVLLFFSYRVIKGHGKQSLHNLNMLEAAFSPPTLDLDNLKLLELIGRGRYGAVYRGSLGERSVAVKVFSSTNRQPFVNERSIYRLLLTHDNIARFLESEERLSADGRAEYLLLLDFYPHGSLCSYLSMGVVDWLSCCRLVLTVTRGLAYLHTELVRGDVYKPAVSHRDLNSRNVLVKADGCCVLSDFGLSMTVTGNRQSGHAEEDHTAISEVGTLRYMSPEVLEGAVNLRDCETALKQVDVYALGLLYWETFMRCADLFPGETVPPFQLAFQVELGNHPTIEDMQTLVSRHKHRPAFPEAWKENSLTVRSLKETMEDCWDQDAEARLTAQCAEERLAELLLLWERDRSVSPALAHSTALHNHRNLSHGRQSPKTDTYPEVSSSATAEAKPPNSDTSVEPATLGGANPTGGGAIEKNRNYERQQAQSRLSGMDSGAPTPLSESCTAGQPPGGGSGGSLCAQLTREDLERPKLDPSEVQRNLRESSDESLMEHSQKQFCSPESSHSHSPFYPLIRTASEVGGSSQGSARHADPTATAVLPKQQNVPKRPSSLSLHAKPAGKSASSSSSSSLRLKFGKLGKSNLKKAEVGVVRAKAPASEPRPVTLTNNTGASIAAGASRVPQGGASGADDMTFGLLTTSPDEQEPLLHRDTQPDNANINNSNNNAAEGEGDGGNQEAGGEGSESPAPSGDALSSSGVEPPPGPPPCPAPALAGPRAEAQNQVGATAQPAPLTQGEALLRQNRGRRPERPNSLDLSITTLPSRGGRSDGDAKEASADRIRKRVKTPYALKKLRPATWVITDPLDGEVNNNTCPGRLGQPDPSRPKSASAVYLRGRGGMTSGFTSDPSDCTF from the exons ATGGCACTGGAGGGGCGGTTGACTGTCCTCGATATCGGACTATTCGCCATGGTTCTGTTTAGTCCTGTTGCTG CTGCACagcgtgaggagagagagtgcgCATATACTGAACAGCAGCAGTCTATGGGTGAGCGgattggtggaggaggagaggggcgtGTCTTTCTGGAGAACTCCACCATTCGCTGCAGCCAGGGTGGGCGGTGCTACGGATTGTGGGAGAAAAAACAAAACGGGGTGCGATTGGTCAAACAAG GTTGCTGGACTTTTCTGATAGACCAGCAGGAGTGCCATGACGACCATTGCCAGGTGACGACCCCGCCTTCTCAAATCCAAAATGGCAGCTATCGTTTCTGCTGCTGCAGCAGAGACATGTGTAACGTCAACTTCACAGAGGACTTCACTAAacccaccacctctccaccacgct ATACTCGCCAGCTGTACGGGGAGGAGGCCGTCCTGATCGCCTTGGCAACCGTCTCTGTGGTAGCGGTCTTGGTTGTGCTGCTTTTTTTCAGTTACCGCGTGATCAAGG gacaCGGTAAGCAGAGTCTTCATAACTTGAACATGCTGGAGGCAGCTTTCTCCCCCCCGACACTAGATTTGGACAACCTGAAACTACTAGAg CTGATTGGCCGTGGGCGGTATGGGGCGGTGTACCGTGGCTCCCTGGGCGAGCGCTCCGTGGCGGTGAAGGTTTTCTCCAGTACCAACCGCCAGCCCTTCGTCAACGAGCGCTCCATCTACCGTCTGCTGCTGACGCACGACAACATCGCCCGTTTCCTGGAGAGCGAGGAGCGCCTCAGTGCGGACGGACGAGCAGAGTACCTGCTGCTCCTGGACTTCTACCCGCAC GGTTCTCTGTGCTCATATCTGAGTATGGGGGTTGTGGACTGGTTGAGCTGCTGTCGTCTGGTCCTCACTGTCACTAGAGGACTGGCCTACCTTCACACGGAGCTTGTGAGAGGAG atgtgTATAAGCCAGCAGTTTCCCACAGGGATCTGAACAGCAGGAATGTTCTGGTGAAGGCTGATGGTTGCTGTGTTCTGAGTGATTTTGGTCTCTCCATGACTGTGACGGGAAACAGACAGTCGGGCCATGCGGAGGAGGACCACACAGCCATCAGTGAG gtggggACGTTGCGCTACATGTCTCCAGAGGTGCTGGAGGGGGCGGTGAACCTGCGAGACTGTGAGACGGCGCTGAAGCAGGTGGACGTCTACGCCCTGGGCCTGCTGTACTGGGAGACCTTCATGCGCTGTGCTGACCTCTTCCCTG gggaGACGGTGCCTCCGTTCCAACTGGCCTTCCAGGTGGAGTTGGGGAACCACCCCACCATAGAGGACATGCAGACACTGGTGTCccgccacaaacacagacccgCCTTTCCTGAAGCTTGGAAAGAGAACAGtctg accGTGCGTTCCCTGAAGGAGACGATGGAGGACTGCTGGGATCAGGACGCGGAGGCCCGTCTCACGGCCCAGTGTGCGGAGGAGCGGCTCGCtgaactcctcctcctctgggaGCGTGACAGATCTGTTAGCCCCGCCCTTGCCCACAGCACCGCCCTGCACAATCACAG GAACTTGTCTCATGGACGCCAGTCTCCAAAGACCGACACCTACCCAGAAGTCTCTTCTTCAGCCACTGCTGAAGCAAAACCTCCCAACAGTGACACCTCTGTTGAGCCTGCCACGTTGGGCGGGGCTAATCccacagggggcggggccatagAGAAGAACAGGAACTACGAGCGTCAGCAGGCCCAGTCACGGCTGTCCGGGATGGACAGTGGCGCCCCCACCCCTCTGTCTGAGTCCTGCACTGCTGGCCAGCCACCAGGAGGGGGCAGTGGTGGGTCGCTGTGTGCCCAGCTGACCCGGGAGGACCTGGAGAGGCCGAAGCTGGACCCGAGCGAGGTGCAGCGGAACCTGCGTGAGAGCTCGGACGAGAGTCTGATGGAGCATTCGCAGAAGCAGTTCTGCTCACccgagagctcgcactcacacaGCCCCTTCTACCCGCTCATCAGGACGGCCTCCGAGGTGGGCGGGTCATCGCAGGGCTCCGCCCGCCACGCCGACCCCACCGCCACCGCCGTCCTACCCAAGCAGCAGAACGTGCCGAAACGGCCCAGCAGCCTGAGCCTCCACGCCAAGCCCGCCGGGAAGTcggcctcctcttcctcctcttcgtcTCTGAGGCTGAAGTTCGGAAAGCTCGGCAAGAGCAACCTGAAGAAAGCCGAGGTGGGCGTGGTCAGAGCGAAGGCCCCGGCGTCCGAGCCCCGCCCAGTTACGCTCACTAACAATACAGGTGCCTCCATCGCCGCGGGGGCGAGCCGTGTGCCACAAGGGGGGGCGAGCGGTGCGGATGACATGACCTTCGGCCTCCTGACCACCAGCCCAGACGAGCAGGAACCCCTGCTCCACAGAGACACGCAGCCGGACAACGCCAACatcaacaacagcaacaacaacgcCGCGGAGGGCGAGGGCGACGGCGGGAACCAAGAGGCGGGGGGGGAGGGCAGTgaaagccccgccccttccGGAGACGCCCTCTCCTCCTCGGGAGTGGAGCCTCCTCCTGGCCCCCCTCCCTGCCCCGCTCCAGCTCTGGCGGGCCCCCGGGCGGAGGCCCAGAACCAGGTAGGGGCCACGGCACAGCCTGCGCCCCTGACCCAAGGAGAGGCCCTGCTCAGACAGAACCGTGGTCGCAGACCCGAGAGACCAAACTCACTGGACCTGTCCATCACCACGCTGCCCTCTAGGG gtGGACGCTCAGACGGAGACGCCAAGGAGGCATCAGCCGACCGCATCCGCAAGCGTGTGAAGACGCCCTACGCCCTCAAGAAGTTGCGGCCAGCGACCTGGGTCATCACGGACCCTCTCGACGGTGAAGTGAACAATAACACCTGCCCAGGGAGACTAGGACAGCCCGACCCCAGTAGACCCAAATCAGCCTCCGCCGTATACCTGCGTGGACGAGGGGGCATGACCTCTGGCTTCACCTCTGACCCCAGCGACTGCACCTTCTGA